A part of Winslowiella toletana genomic DNA contains:
- a CDS encoding ABC transporter substrate-binding protein: MKKIAYAMALALGLTVTLAQAAETLPTQSVDQALHDRLPDAVKKAGKMIAVNNGSFPPYEIVSGPNSMDGATADLTHALAQLLGVKIEHATVSGLPGLLAGIKSGRYQLAVGPVGDYPDRQAKNDFIDFVQEFVVFGVQKGNPAKINGLDDTCGKRIAVMAGGSAEQVIRKQSTACTDAGKAAVTVQSFTDQPSSILAVRSKRSDAFFSSQAPLTYFVEQAEGQLELTGKGQKNGFGDIFQGSVVPKGSELGDVLLDAYKELFKNGTYAAIMKKWKLEGNMIAEPGRNLAKGMPK; this comes from the coding sequence ATGAAAAAAATTGCATACGCCATGGCACTGGCTTTAGGCCTGACCGTTACCCTGGCTCAGGCCGCAGAAACTCTGCCGACGCAAAGTGTCGATCAGGCGCTGCATGACCGCTTACCGGATGCGGTGAAAAAGGCCGGTAAAATGATCGCGGTGAATAACGGCTCATTCCCTCCTTATGAGATTGTCAGTGGCCCGAACAGCATGGATGGCGCGACTGCCGATCTGACCCATGCGCTGGCGCAACTGCTGGGTGTGAAGATTGAGCATGCGACAGTAAGTGGTTTGCCGGGTCTGCTGGCGGGGATTAAATCTGGTCGCTATCAGTTAGCGGTTGGCCCGGTCGGAGATTACCCGGATCGTCAGGCGAAGAACGACTTTATCGACTTCGTGCAGGAGTTTGTGGTGTTCGGCGTGCAGAAGGGCAATCCGGCGAAGATTAACGGCCTCGATGATACCTGCGGCAAACGTATTGCGGTGATGGCCGGTGGTTCAGCTGAGCAGGTGATCCGTAAACAGTCGACCGCCTGTACCGATGCCGGTAAAGCGGCGGTGACGGTGCAATCGTTTACCGATCAGCCTTCTTCGATTCTGGCGGTGCGTTCGAAGCGTTCTGATGCCTTCTTCTCATCGCAGGCGCCGCTGACTTATTTTGTCGAGCAGGCTGAAGGCCAGCTGGAGCTGACCGGCAAAGGCCAGAAAAATGGCTTTGGCGATATCTTCCAGGGTTCCGTGGTGCCGAAAGGTTCCGAGCTGGGCGATGTACTGCTCGATGCCTATAAAGAGCTGTTCAAAAATGGCACCTACGCCGCGATCATGAAAAAGTGGAAACTTGAAGGCAATATGATTGCTGAGCCTGGCCGTAACCTTGCGAAAGGAATGCCGAAATGA
- a CDS encoding amino acid ABC transporter permease: MTVNTTDSRARERADVQQRDVAFARSAPKYGRVVSWIVVLVVGGNFLWLVANNPNFEWHVVLEWFTEGTVLQGLKVTLGLTVVAMILGVALGLLLAVARLSDNRLLRGLSSLYIWFFRGTPLLVQLIFWYNMSTLFPMISLSLPFSDTVLASWNTNDLITPLTAAIAGLALNEAAYMAEIIRAGLLSVDNGQVETTQAFGMSRSRALRRIIIPQAMRSIIPPTGNQLISMIKATSLVSVIAMGDLLYSVQAVYNRTFEIVPMLMVAVIWYLLITSVLNLGQSAIERYYARGTRRSPSAARKPTSAVPEVAAMATRPLVRKEDL, from the coding sequence ATGACAGTAAACACCACCGATTCACGAGCCAGGGAAAGGGCTGACGTGCAACAGCGCGATGTGGCCTTCGCCCGCAGCGCACCGAAGTATGGACGCGTGGTCTCATGGATAGTGGTGCTGGTGGTTGGCGGCAATTTTCTCTGGCTGGTAGCCAACAACCCCAACTTTGAGTGGCATGTGGTGCTGGAGTGGTTTACTGAAGGCACCGTATTGCAGGGGCTGAAGGTGACCCTTGGCCTGACCGTGGTGGCGATGATCCTCGGCGTGGCGCTGGGATTATTGCTGGCGGTGGCGCGTTTGTCGGATAACCGTTTACTGCGTGGCCTCTCCAGCCTCTATATCTGGTTCTTTCGCGGCACGCCGCTGCTGGTGCAGCTGATCTTCTGGTACAACATGTCGACGCTGTTCCCGATGATTTCCCTGTCGCTGCCGTTTAGCGATACGGTACTGGCCAGCTGGAATACCAACGATCTGATTACGCCGTTAACCGCAGCGATTGCCGGCCTGGCACTGAATGAGGCTGCCTATATGGCGGAGATTATTCGTGCTGGTCTGCTGTCGGTGGATAACGGTCAGGTGGAAACTACCCAGGCGTTTGGTATGAGCCGCAGTCGGGCGCTGCGCCGGATTATTATTCCGCAGGCGATGCGTTCGATTATTCCGCCAACCGGTAACCAGTTAATCAGCATGATCAAAGCCACCTCGCTGGTCAGCGTAATTGCGATGGGTGATCTGCTCTACTCCGTTCAGGCGGTGTATAACCGCACCTTTGAAATTGTACCGATGCTGATGGTGGCGGTGATCTGGTATCTGCTGATTACATCGGTGCTGAATCTCGGTCAGTCAGCGATTGAACGGTATTACGCCCGTGGCACGCGTCGTTCGCCATCGGCTGCGCGCAAACCGACCTCGGCGGTGCCTGAGGTGGCGGCGATGGCCACACGTCCGCTGGTGCGTAAGGAGGATCTATGA